The Yersinia intermedia genome window below encodes:
- a CDS encoding lipoprotein, producing the protein MLKKILFPLLAVFILAGCAASNNTLNVTPKVVLPPQDPTLMGITISINGADQRQDAALARVNRDGQLVVLTPSRDLRFLLQEVLEKQMTARGYMIGTDAPVDLQIVVNQLFADVQEGNLRYNITTKADISITATAKNGNKQVKNYRASYNVQGAFTATNEKITNAVNTVLSDVIADMAQDTSVSGFIKQNAR; encoded by the coding sequence ATGCTAAAGAAAATTCTTTTCCCGCTGTTGGCTGTTTTTATACTGGCGGGTTGTGCTGCCAGTAACAACACTCTGAATGTCACACCGAAGGTGGTATTGCCACCACAAGATCCAACACTGATGGGGATTACTATCAGTATCAATGGCGCAGATCAGCGGCAAGATGCGGCACTGGCTAGAGTAAATCGTGATGGTCAACTGGTGGTATTAACCCCATCCCGTGACCTGCGTTTCCTGTTGCAGGAAGTGCTGGAAAAACAGATGACAGCTCGCGGCTATATGATTGGCACCGATGCTCCAGTTGATTTGCAAATTGTAGTAAACCAACTGTTTGCAGACGTACAAGAAGGTAACCTGCGCTACAACATCACCACTAAAGCGGATATCTCCATTACTGCGACCGCAAAAAATGGGAATAAACAGGTTAAAAACTACCGCGCCAGCTATAACGTTCAAGGCGCATTTACTGCGACTAACGAAAAAATCACTAATGCCGTTAATACTGTGTTGAGCGACGTTATTGCAGATATGGCGCAAGATACCAGCGTCAGCGGCTTTATTAAACAAAATGCCCGCTAA
- the ampG gene encoding muropeptide MFS transporter AmpG gives MPNRYSNLFTQRNSLILLLLGFASGLPLALTGGTLQAWMTVENVDLRTIGIFSLVGQAYVFKFLWSPLMDRYTPSFLGRRRGWLVISQLLLIAAIVVMGFMEPAKHLWWLAAIAVLVAFCSASQDIVFDAYKTDLLTAEERGTGAAVSVLGYRLAMLVSGGLALWIADRYLGWQSTYWLMAGLMLIGVFATLLAPEPDIRIAPPKTLEQAIVAPLRDFFGRNNAWLILLLIVLYKMGDAFAASLSTTFLIRGVGFDAGEVGLVNKTLGLIATIIGALYGGLLMQRLSLFRALMIFGILQAISNVGYWLLSITDKNIFSMGSAIFLENLCGGMGTAAFVALLMTLCNKSFSATQFALLSALSAVGRVYVGPIAGWFVETHGWPLFYLFSIAAAIPGLILLYICRQTLEHTQKTDEFMPRTAFKTAYRWALRLLTVGCILLAAWLILLISNALDWTAAPHVADMLLLRGIQLSVVGMLLGGVLDYLALRREKLA, from the coding sequence ATGCCCAATCGTTATTCAAACCTTTTTACCCAACGTAATTCTCTGATTCTTTTATTGTTGGGATTTGCTTCCGGGCTTCCCTTAGCCCTTACCGGTGGTACGCTGCAAGCATGGATGACGGTTGAAAACGTCGATCTGAGAACCATTGGTATCTTCTCTCTGGTTGGTCAGGCCTACGTTTTCAAGTTCCTCTGGTCCCCCTTGATGGACCGCTATACGCCCTCATTTCTTGGCCGTCGGCGCGGTTGGTTGGTGATAAGCCAACTATTATTAATTGCCGCTATTGTTGTCATGGGCTTTATGGAGCCGGCTAAGCATTTATGGTGGCTGGCGGCAATCGCCGTGTTAGTGGCCTTCTGTTCTGCATCGCAAGATATTGTTTTTGATGCCTACAAAACCGACTTACTTACCGCAGAAGAACGTGGCACTGGTGCGGCAGTTTCAGTATTAGGTTATCGGTTGGCAATGCTGGTTTCAGGTGGGCTGGCACTGTGGATAGCTGATCGCTATCTTGGTTGGCAATCCACTTATTGGCTGATGGCTGGGTTAATGCTCATTGGGGTATTTGCCACCTTATTGGCCCCCGAACCTGATATCCGTATCGCGCCACCAAAAACGTTGGAACAGGCGATCGTCGCCCCATTGCGTGATTTCTTTGGCCGCAACAATGCCTGGCTGATTCTGCTGTTAATTGTGCTGTATAAAATGGGCGATGCCTTTGCCGCAAGTTTGAGTACCACCTTTCTGATCCGTGGTGTTGGGTTCGATGCCGGTGAAGTGGGGTTAGTGAATAAAACATTAGGACTGATTGCCACCATTATTGGCGCATTGTATGGCGGTCTGTTAATGCAGCGCCTCAGCTTGTTCCGTGCGTTGATGATATTCGGTATTTTACAAGCTATCTCGAATGTGGGTTATTGGCTGTTATCCATCACTGACAAGAATATCTTCTCCATGGGCAGTGCCATCTTCCTGGAAAATCTGTGCGGTGGTATGGGAACTGCGGCGTTTGTCGCATTACTGATGACACTATGCAATAAGTCATTCTCTGCGACACAATTTGCTCTGCTATCAGCGCTATCAGCCGTTGGGCGTGTTTATGTTGGCCCTATTGCGGGCTGGTTTGTTGAGACTCATGGCTGGCCTCTCTTCTATTTATTCTCAATCGCAGCAGCCATTCCAGGGCTAATACTGCTCTATATCTGTCGCCAAACACTGGAACACACCCAGAAGACTGATGAATTTATGCCTCGAACCGCCTTTAAAACCGCTTATCGCTGGGCACTACGCTTGTTGACCGTTGGCTGTATATTGTTAGCTGCATGGCTAATTTTACTGATAAGTAACGCACTGGATTGGACCGCCGCGCCGCACGTGGCTGATATGTTGTTACTGCGCGGTATTCAGCTCAGCGTAGTCGGGATGCTGCTGGGCGGAGTATTAGACTATCTGGCACTCAGGCGCGAAAAATTAGCCTAA
- the tig gene encoding trigger factor, with translation MQVSVETTQGLGRRVTITVAADSIEKAVKSELVKAAKSVRIDGFRKGHVPMNIVEQRYGASVRQDVLGDLMQRNFVDAIIKEKINPAGAPNYVPGEYKQGEDFTYSVEFEVYPEVELKDLESIEVEKPVVEVNDADVDTMLETLRKQQATWKDTDAAATAEDRATLDFTGSIDGEEFEGGKASDFVLAMGQGRMIPGFEEGVIGHKAGEEFTIDVNFPEDYHAENLKGKSAKFDIVLKKVEVRELPELTEEFIKRFGVADGSVAGLRAEVRKNMERELKGAVRNRVKTQAIDGLVSANAIDVPAALVEGEIDVLRRQAAQRFGGNEKQAAELPRELFEEQAKRRVVVGLLLGEVISQHELKADEDRVKALIEEMASAYEDPQEVVEFYSKNKELMNNMRNVALEEQAVETLLAKAKVTEKPTTFSELMNQTTAA, from the coding sequence ATGCAAGTTTCTGTTGAAACCACTCAAGGCCTTGGCCGCCGTGTAACAATTACTGTTGCTGCTGACAGCATTGAGAAAGCAGTAAAAAGCGAATTAGTGAAAGCCGCTAAAAGTGTTCGTATCGACGGTTTCCGTAAAGGCCATGTGCCGATGAACATCGTTGAACAGCGTTACGGCGCATCTGTTCGCCAGGATGTTCTGGGTGACCTGATGCAACGTAATTTCGTTGATGCGATCATTAAGGAAAAAATCAACCCAGCCGGCGCACCAAACTATGTACCGGGTGAATACAAGCAGGGTGAAGATTTTACTTATTCCGTTGAGTTCGAAGTGTACCCAGAAGTTGAGCTGAAAGATCTGGAAAGCATTGAAGTAGAAAAGCCAGTTGTTGAAGTAAACGACGCTGACGTTGATACCATGCTGGAAACTCTGCGTAAGCAACAAGCAACCTGGAAAGACACTGATGCGGCAGCGACTGCTGAAGATCGCGCAACTCTGGATTTCACCGGCTCTATCGACGGTGAAGAGTTTGAAGGTGGTAAAGCGTCTGATTTCGTGCTGGCAATGGGCCAGGGTCGTATGATCCCAGGTTTCGAAGAAGGTGTTATCGGCCATAAAGCCGGTGAAGAATTCACCATCGACGTAAACTTCCCAGAAGATTACCATGCAGAAAACCTGAAAGGTAAATCAGCTAAATTCGACATCGTGTTGAAGAAAGTTGAAGTGCGTGAGCTGCCAGAACTGACCGAAGAATTCATCAAGCGTTTCGGCGTTGCTGATGGTTCTGTCGCGGGTCTGCGTGCTGAAGTGCGCAAAAACATGGAGCGTGAGCTGAAAGGCGCAGTACGTAACCGTGTTAAAACTCAGGCAATCGACGGTCTGGTTAGCGCGAACGCAATTGACGTTCCAGCGGCACTGGTTGAAGGTGAAATCGACGTTCTGCGCCGTCAGGCTGCACAGCGTTTCGGTGGTAACGAGAAACAAGCTGCTGAACTGCCACGTGAATTGTTCGAAGAACAAGCTAAGCGTCGCGTCGTTGTTGGTTTGTTGCTGGGTGAAGTTATCAGCCAGCACGAGCTGAAAGCGGACGAAGATCGTGTTAAAGCACTGATCGAAGAAATGGCATCTGCTTACGAAGATCCACAAGAAGTTGTTGAGTTCTACAGCAAAAACAAAGAGCTGATGAACAATATGCGTAACGTTGCTCTGGAAGAACAAGCAGTAGAAACGCTGCTGGCTAAAGCCAAAGTAACTGAAAAACCAACTACCTTCAGTGAACTGATGAATCAGACCACTGCTGCGTAA
- a CDS encoding outer membrane protein OmpK, producing MRKILIGALALTAITLAPVAQAEYQWGFGNISMNYLDWTRSTTHKSGDSSHKDDFAYIELEGGAGYSWGEVYGFFDLENPFNSKTAQPGDNQRYTFKTTGRYYLGDTGFNLYGHVYGTYSLPSAEGNDYSNFHEVNTLYGVGYNATLAGVWMKPFVALHYVDQTYYSGNNGYVVGWVAGYDFTAFDEKFSITNWNELEFNRAERYAAGNGGRNGVNGAISLWWTPVKQFTTGIQYRYAYNKLGEDFLQDAIIYSIKYNF from the coding sequence ATGCGTAAAATTCTTATCGGTGCGCTCGCGCTGACAGCAATCACTTTGGCTCCAGTTGCACAAGCTGAATACCAGTGGGGTTTTGGTAATATCAGCATGAACTATCTTGACTGGACCCGAAGCACTACGCATAAATCAGGGGATTCATCACATAAAGATGACTTCGCCTATATCGAGTTAGAAGGGGGTGCAGGTTATAGCTGGGGGGAGGTTTATGGCTTCTTTGATCTAGAAAACCCATTTAATTCAAAAACAGCACAACCCGGTGATAATCAGCGCTACACCTTTAAAACGACTGGCCGTTACTATTTAGGTGATACCGGATTCAACCTGTACGGTCACGTCTATGGCACATACTCGCTACCAAGTGCTGAAGGTAATGATTACAGTAACTTCCACGAAGTTAACACCTTGTACGGTGTTGGCTATAACGCAACGCTAGCGGGCGTGTGGATGAAGCCTTTCGTGGCATTACATTATGTTGATCAAACCTATTATTCAGGTAATAACGGTTATGTGGTGGGTTGGGTTGCAGGATATGACTTCACCGCGTTTGATGAAAAATTCAGTATTACCAACTGGAATGAGCTTGAATTCAACCGTGCAGAACGCTATGCGGCGGGTAACGGTGGCCGTAACGGTGTGAACGGTGCCATTTCACTGTGGTGGACACCTGTTAAGCAATTCACCACCGGTATCCAGTACCGCTATGCTTATAACAAACTGGGCGAAGACTTTTTACAAGATGCTATCATTTACTCTATTAAATATAATTTCTAG
- the cyoA gene encoding cytochrome o ubiquinol oxidase subunit II: MRLKKYIKNMGMLSLFAATVMLSGCDMALMNPKGAIGVEQKTLILTAIGLMLIVVVPVIFMAFAFAWKFRASNKSATYTPNWSHSNKIELVVWAVPIIIIAILATITWKTSHELDPFKPIVVAGKEPITIEVVSLDWKWLFIYPEQGIATVNELAFPTDVPVNFKITSNSVMNSFFIPQLGGQIYAMAGMQTKLHLIANEAGKYNGISSSFSGKGFSGMKFTAIATPTQEDFNQWVAQVKKSPNTLNTTDDFNKLAEPSENSPVEYFSSVKPELFKGIIGKFMGDMNMHQKGDDMHKGMDMSQGMDMGEHAAHAGAEE, encoded by the coding sequence ATGAGACTTAAGAAATACATTAAAAATATGGGTATGTTGTCTTTATTTGCAGCCACGGTAATGCTCAGTGGTTGCGATATGGCATTGATGAACCCCAAAGGCGCAATCGGAGTCGAACAAAAAACACTGATACTTACTGCTATCGGTTTAATGTTGATCGTCGTGGTTCCGGTTATTTTTATGGCGTTTGCTTTTGCATGGAAGTTCCGCGCGTCCAACAAAAGTGCGACCTACACCCCAAACTGGTCCCATTCCAACAAAATTGAGCTTGTTGTCTGGGCTGTTCCAATCATTATCATCGCTATTTTGGCGACGATAACGTGGAAAACCTCCCACGAACTTGACCCGTTCAAACCTATCGTAGTGGCCGGTAAAGAACCGATCACGATTGAAGTGGTTTCCCTTGACTGGAAATGGCTATTTATCTATCCAGAGCAAGGTATTGCTACAGTTAATGAACTGGCCTTCCCTACTGATGTTCCGGTGAATTTCAAAATCACTTCTAACTCAGTAATGAACTCGTTCTTTATCCCTCAGTTAGGCGGGCAGATTTATGCGATGGCCGGGATGCAAACCAAGCTGCATCTGATTGCTAACGAAGCCGGTAAATACAACGGTATTTCCAGTAGCTTCAGCGGTAAAGGCTTCTCTGGTATGAAATTCACTGCGATTGCAACACCAACGCAGGAAGACTTCAACCAGTGGGTCGCACAGGTGAAAAAATCGCCGAACACCCTGAATACCACTGACGATTTCAATAAACTGGCTGAACCGAGCGAAAATAGCCCGGTTGAGTATTTCTCCAGTGTTAAACCGGAGCTGTTTAAAGGAATTATTGGCAAGTTTATGGGCGATATGAACATGCACCAGAAAGGCGATGACATGCATAAAGGCATGGATATGAGCCAGGGCATGGATATGGGCGAACACGCCGCTCACGCCGGAGCCGAGGAATAA
- the bolA gene encoding transcriptional regulator BolA: protein MILIREQIEEKLKVAFEPDHLEVINESYRHNVPAGSESHFKIVIVSNKFQDQRFLSRHRAIYSVLADELAGSVHALALHTYTLKEWAGLQDTVPNSPPCRGAGTLA from the coding sequence ATGATTTTGATTCGGGAACAAATTGAAGAAAAACTAAAAGTGGCATTTGAACCGGATCATTTGGAGGTGATTAATGAAAGTTATCGCCACAATGTTCCAGCCGGTTCTGAAAGTCATTTTAAAATTGTGATCGTCAGCAATAAATTTCAAGATCAGCGCTTTCTGAGTCGCCACCGCGCGATTTATAGTGTGTTGGCTGATGAGCTGGCGGGCAGTGTTCATGCGCTTGCCTTGCACACTTATACGCTGAAAGAGTGGGCAGGTTTGCAAGACACCGTACCGAACTCACCACCTTGTCGCGGCGCAGGCACATTAGCTTAA